One Sus scrofa isolate TJ Tabasco breed Duroc chromosome 1, Sscrofa11.1, whole genome shotgun sequence DNA segment encodes these proteins:
- the WDR31 gene encoding WD repeat-containing protein 31 isoform X1 translates to MVMMWELQGPSQPRQQFSGHAMVVTGLAVSPDSSQLCTGSRDNTLLLWDVGTGQCVEKASVSRNLVTHLCWVPREPYILQTSEDKTIRLWDSRGLQIAHTFPTKQHIQTYCEVSEDGHRCISCSSGFGGEGCEATLWDLRQTRNRICEYKGHFQTVASCVFLPRALASMPVIATSSHDCKVKIWNEDTGVCLFTLSLDGSGPLTSLAVADTISLLCASFSRGIHLLRVDHSRGLELREVAAF, encoded by the exons ATGGTCATGATGTGGGAGTTGCAAGGCCCTTCACAACCAAGGCAGCAGTTCTCCGGCCATGCCATGGTGGTCACTGGATTGGCTGTGAGTCCAG ACTCATCACAGCTGTGCACTGGCTCCCGTGACAACACCCTGCTCCTGTGGGATGTGGGGACCGGACAGTGTGTAGAGAAAGCTTCAGTCTCCAGAAACCTG GTCACTCACCTGTGCTGGGTCCCCAGAGAACCTTATATACTCCAGACTTCTGAAGACAAAACCATCAG ATTGTGGGACAGTCGGGGGCTGCAGATAGCTCATACATTTCCCACAAAGCAGCACATCCAGACCTACTGCGAGGTCAGTGAGGATGGACACAGGTGTATCTCTTGCAGCAGCGGCTTTGGAGGGGAAGGCTGCGAAGCCACG TTGTGGGACCTGAGGCAGACGCGGAACAGAATCTGTGAGTATAAAGGCCATTTCCAGACTGTTGCATCCTGTGTCTTTCTACCAAGAGCATTAGCCTCCATGCCTGTAATTGCTACCTCATCACATGACTGCAAGGTGAAGATCTGGAACGAAGATACTGGAG TCTGCCTTTTCACCTTGTCTCTGGATGGATCGGGACCTTTGACTTCCCTGGCTGTTGCCGACACCATCTCCTTACTGTGTGCAAGTTTCAGCAGAGGAATTCACTTACTCAGGGTGGACCACAGCCGAGGGCTGGAACTGCGGGAAGTAGCAGCATTCTGA
- the WDR31 gene encoding WD repeat-containing protein 31 isoform X3 has protein sequence MLLLRCHLKQASPQKVLCRFCAAMGKLQSKLKHSTYRYSSPDGFIEERMQTKAFQQYSPAHVDAVSVVAALNSDLCVSGGKDKTVVAYNWRTGHVVKRFKGHDREITKIACIHKSNQFFSASRDKMVMMWELQGPSQPRQQFSGHAMVVTGLAVSPDSSQLCTGSRDNTLLLWDVGTGQCVEKASVSRNLVTHLCWVPREPYILQTSEDKTIRLWDSRGLQIAHTFPTKQHIQTYCEVSEDGHRCISCSSGFGGEGCEATLWDLRQTRNRICEYKGHFQTVASCVFLPRALASMPVIATSSHDCKVKIWNEDTGVCLFTLSLDGSGPLTSLAVADTISLLCASFSRGIHLLRVDHSRGLELREVAAF, from the exons ATGCTGTTACTCAGGTGCCATCTGAAACAAGCTTCGCCCCAGAAGGTTTTGTGCAGGTTCTGTGCAGCGATGGGGAAACTACAGAGCAAACTCAAACACAGCACTTACAGATACAG CAGCCCCGATGGATTTATAGAAGAGAGAATGCAAACTAAAGCTTTTCAACAGTATAGCCCAGCTCACGTGGATGCCGTCTCTGTTGTTGCTGCTCTGAACTCAGACCTCTGTGTCTCCGGAGGAAAAGATAAG ACAGTTGTGGCCTATAACTGGAGAACTGGACATGTGGTGAAAAGGTTCAAAGGACATGACCGTGAAATCACCAAG ATTGCCTGTATTCACAAGTCAAACCAGTTCTTCAGCGCCTCTCGCGACAAGATGGTCATGATGTGGGAGTTGCAAGGCCCTTCACAACCAAGGCAGCAGTTCTCCGGCCATGCCATGGTGGTCACTGGATTGGCTGTGAGTCCAG ACTCATCACAGCTGTGCACTGGCTCCCGTGACAACACCCTGCTCCTGTGGGATGTGGGGACCGGACAGTGTGTAGAGAAAGCTTCAGTCTCCAGAAACCTG GTCACTCACCTGTGCTGGGTCCCCAGAGAACCTTATATACTCCAGACTTCTGAAGACAAAACCATCAG ATTGTGGGACAGTCGGGGGCTGCAGATAGCTCATACATTTCCCACAAAGCAGCACATCCAGACCTACTGCGAGGTCAGTGAGGATGGACACAGGTGTATCTCTTGCAGCAGCGGCTTTGGAGGGGAAGGCTGCGAAGCCACG TTGTGGGACCTGAGGCAGACGCGGAACAGAATCTGTGAGTATAAAGGCCATTTCCAGACTGTTGCATCCTGTGTCTTTCTACCAAGAGCATTAGCCTCCATGCCTGTAATTGCTACCTCATCACATGACTGCAAGGTGAAGATCTGGAACGAAGATACTGGAG TCTGCCTTTTCACCTTGTCTCTGGATGGATCGGGACCTTTGACTTCCCTGGCTGTTGCCGACACCATCTCCTTACTGTGTGCAAGTTTCAGCAGAGGAATTCACTTACTCAGGGTGGACCACAGCCGAGGGCTGGAACTGCGGGAAGTAGCAGCATTCTGA
- the WDR31 gene encoding WD repeat-containing protein 31 isoform X2, which translates to MLLLRCHLKQASPQKVLCRFCAAMGKLQSKLKHSTYRYSPDGFIEERMQTKAFQQYSPAHVDAVSVVAALNSDLCVSGGKDKTVVAYNWRTGHVVKRFKGHDREITKIACIHKSNQFFSASRDKMVMMWELQGPSQPRQQFSGHAMVVTGLAVSPDSSQLCTGSRDNTLLLWDVGTGQCVEKASVSRNLVTHLCWVPREPYILQTSEDKTIRLWDSRGLQIAHTFPTKQHIQTYCEVSEDGHRCISCSSGFGGEGCEATLWDLRQTRNRICEYKGHFQTVASCVFLPRALASMPVIATSSHDCKVKIWNEDTGVCLFTLSLDGSGPLTSLAVADTISLLCASFSRGIHLLRVDHSRGLELREVAAF; encoded by the exons ATGCTGTTACTCAGGTGCCATCTGAAACAAGCTTCGCCCCAGAAGGTTTTGTGCAGGTTCTGTGCAGCGATGGGGAAACTACAGAGCAAACTCAAACACAGCACTTACAGATACAG CCCCGATGGATTTATAGAAGAGAGAATGCAAACTAAAGCTTTTCAACAGTATAGCCCAGCTCACGTGGATGCCGTCTCTGTTGTTGCTGCTCTGAACTCAGACCTCTGTGTCTCCGGAGGAAAAGATAAG ACAGTTGTGGCCTATAACTGGAGAACTGGACATGTGGTGAAAAGGTTCAAAGGACATGACCGTGAAATCACCAAG ATTGCCTGTATTCACAAGTCAAACCAGTTCTTCAGCGCCTCTCGCGACAAGATGGTCATGATGTGGGAGTTGCAAGGCCCTTCACAACCAAGGCAGCAGTTCTCCGGCCATGCCATGGTGGTCACTGGATTGGCTGTGAGTCCAG ACTCATCACAGCTGTGCACTGGCTCCCGTGACAACACCCTGCTCCTGTGGGATGTGGGGACCGGACAGTGTGTAGAGAAAGCTTCAGTCTCCAGAAACCTG GTCACTCACCTGTGCTGGGTCCCCAGAGAACCTTATATACTCCAGACTTCTGAAGACAAAACCATCAG ATTGTGGGACAGTCGGGGGCTGCAGATAGCTCATACATTTCCCACAAAGCAGCACATCCAGACCTACTGCGAGGTCAGTGAGGATGGACACAGGTGTATCTCTTGCAGCAGCGGCTTTGGAGGGGAAGGCTGCGAAGCCACG TTGTGGGACCTGAGGCAGACGCGGAACAGAATCTGTGAGTATAAAGGCCATTTCCAGACTGTTGCATCCTGTGTCTTTCTACCAAGAGCATTAGCCTCCATGCCTGTAATTGCTACCTCATCACATGACTGCAAGGTGAAGATCTGGAACGAAGATACTGGAG TCTGCCTTTTCACCTTGTCTCTGGATGGATCGGGACCTTTGACTTCCCTGGCTGTTGCCGACACCATCTCCTTACTGTGTGCAAGTTTCAGCAGAGGAATTCACTTACTCAGGGTGGACCACAGCCGAGGGCTGGAACTGCGGGAAGTAGCAGCATTCTGA